A segment of the Candidatus Synechococcus calcipolaris G9 genome:
GAATTTGAGCGTGTGGATGTGGCCTTAGTGATTGGGGCCAATGATGTGGTCAACCCAGCAGCCCGCACCAATGCCGGAAGTCCCATCTATGGAATGCCCATCTTAGACGTGGATCGGGCCCACCACACCATTGTGATTAAACGGAGCATGAGTCCGGGGTTTGCTGGCATTGAAAATGATTTGTTCTACAAGGACAAAACCATGATGATGTTTGGTGGAGCTAAGGACGTACTCAATCAGCTAGTCACAGAGGTGAAGCAACTGTAGCGATCGCGGCAGCAGGGCCAAAAAGCTAACATACCCTTAATCTATCCCATCTGAAGATGCTGGCTCTTTCCAGTGTGGGTGGGGTAGATTAAACCTCGCCATATTCCTCAAGAAAGGCGATGAAATCATTTAGGGCTGATCGGGTTTGTTGGCTGGATTGAAGCTGATGCCGTATTTGGAGAATAATCCATCGATTTTGGATTCTAGTTCGGCGAGACGCTCGTTCTCTTTCCTGATTAGCTCGATTTCTTTCTCTATCTGCTCGGTCTCTTTCCTCAGCCTCTTTATATCTTCTTCGACGCTCAGTGTTCCACTCAAGGCCGAGATTAGCCACCAAAGACGCTGTGCCCAAACTGAACGCCAGGAGGCTCCACTGGAGGGTGGCGAGTCGGAACCAGGGCAGGGGGATTGCGGTACTTGTGCCATAAAACCTCAGAAGTGCAGCAACGGCATAGAGGAATGTTGTGAGCGATCGCGGCAGCAGGGCCAAAAAGCTAACCATACCCTTAATCTATCCCATCTGACGATGCTGATGAAGGAATTTACATCTTTTCAGGCAACGAGGAATCAGGCTTTCAACCGAGTTTAACAAAAGAGGGTTAAGGTTCCGGTACATTGAACCTTTCAGGGCTAATGCACGGTCTAATCTATCTCCAAAGTGTTGGCGAGACTGCTGTGGTAAATTACACTATCCCTTAAGACACCCAGGTAGACTACTCTCGCTATGGATATATTTCTAAACCTTATGTGCGAAGAGGATTAACATCATCTATGCGTCGTGCTCATCACTTCATCACTGCCTCCTTAGTCCTGAGTTTAGGGCTAACCCTCCCTGCCCTTGCCCAAGACCCCAATCAACTGGCCAACCTCCTGAAACAGGGGCGGGATCTGGTCACGAATGGAAATTATGACCAAGCTCTCGCGGTTTATCGCCAAGCCATTCAGGTAGATACTCGGAATCCCCGTATCCATTCGGCTATCGGGTTTATCCATGCCCAAAGGGGAGAATACGCCGAGGCGGCCCGCTCCTACCAACAGGCGATTAACTTGGATGGCCAAAACCCTGACTTTTTTTATGCCCTTGGCTATAGTCTGGGAATGATGGGAGAAAATCATGGAGCCGCCGCAGCCTACCGCCAATCTCTCCGTTTGAATTCCCGCAATAGTGAGGCTCACCAAGCTCTAGCCGTGATTTTAGCTCGCATTGGAGATCCCCAAGGGGCCATTCAGGCCTATCGCCACACGATTAGTCTTCAGCCGCGAAATTGGTCTGCTCAAAAAGGATTGGGCCTGCTCCTCCTCCGCCAGGGCAACACCCAAGAGGCTCTCCAAGCCTTACAACAGGCCATCTCGATAGCTCCGGATAGTCCATCGGTACAAATTAACCTAGGCATGGCTCTATTGGCCTCCGGGGATAGCGATCTCGCCTGGGCTGCCATTGATCGGGCGGGTCAACTGGCCCAACGGGATATGGATTTACAAACAAAAATCGCCGAAATTGCCGTAGCCGCCAATGAAACGGATCGAGCCATTCGCGCCTATCGGCAGATCATTGCCTTAAATCCAAATCAAGCCTCTACCTATATGAGTCTGGGCAATTTATATATGGATTTAGAAAATCCCCGGGACGCCACCTTAAACTATCGCCAGGTAACTCGCCTGAGTCCAAATAATCCGGAGGGATTTCACAAGTTGGGTTTGGCCCTAGCGGCCCAGGGGATGCGGCGGGATGCTCGAAATGCTTACCGATCTGCTCTCTCTCTCTATCGTTCCCAGGGCGATCGCCAAGGTGAACAACAGGTTAGACAGGCAATGCGGGAGCGCTAATGACTCTTTATCCCCATTCCCAGGTCATCCCATTTCTAGATCATCGCTCCTAGGTTATATTGTCCAATCCTTCCCCTGGCTTCCATGGAAAATCCCTTGCCTTGGCTGAATATCCGCTTAAGGGTTGCTTTGATTGGCCTAGGGGGTCTGCTAGGGAGCTTAATTTTCTTGCTGTTGTGGAGCGAAGGAGCATTGACCTCCCCCTCAGCCACATGGACAACCCTAGAAAATGCCATTATTACGCTAATTGGAGAATACCCTGACAAGCCAAAAACTGTTCCCGGCCAGGTTTTTCAATTACTGCTATTCATTTTTGGTACGTTTGTTTTTGGGGCAATCGTCGGTAAGTTTTCTTCCTTTTTTGTGACTCAGGCCCTTTCCCAGGAGAGTCGTGTGAAACCCTTTAATGACCATATTATTATTTGCAACTGGAACGAAAAAGCCGTTGCCATTATCCATCAGTTACTCCAGGCGAATCGAAGCCAGCCTAGGGATATTGTCATTATTTCGGCTTCAGAGATTGAGGATCAAACTGACTTGGGCGATCGCCCCAATATTTATTTCGTTCAGGCGGATCCCACCCACCATGCAACCCTGGAGAAACACCGCGCCCTCCAGGCCAAGGCCATTATCTTACTGGCGGATGAAGATACCGATGGCCCGGACGAGAAAAATGCTTTGATTGCCCTAGCGGTCAAACACCTAGAGCAAACACCTGGCCAGGAAAAGGATATTCATGTTATTGCCGAGTTGGTAAAGCTGAATCGCCATCGTCACCTCAAGGAAGCGGGGGTAGATGAGGTCATTTCTGCCCGAGAGTATAGCTCAGGAATTATTGCCCAAAGTGCTTTATTTGTAAATATGTCCGTGGTCTATCAACAATTGCTCACCTACTCCGACGATACCAATGAGTTTTATTTCCTTGAACCGGGGAAGTATCCACCCCAGCTTGTGGGGATGAGCTTTTGCGCCATGAGTGAATGGATCAGTGAGTATAGTGCGGCCCATCCCCGTAATCCAATTTTGTTAATGGGGATTAAACGGCCCAGTGGTGAGATTCTCCTGAATCCAAGAACCTGTGACTTTACGGGCCTAGGGCGAGATGATACCCTTATTGTCATGGCATTTCAGCATATTGATTCCCTTTGAGGGGGTCTTGGCAGAGGCGAATCCGCAACTCTTGATAGAAGTCCTCTTGTTCTAGATCAACCTTGGACTGGGATGAGAGAAACAGCAGTGCCCAAAATACGCCCACTCGATCATTTCTTAACGCTAACAGACGATCGAATGTAAACCATTCTGCCCCCAAGTCTTGGGAGATTAAAAGCTGCTCCACTTCCGTGGCCATTTCCGTGAGGTTTTCGGCGTGGGCCAGTTGGGTAATAGCTTTCAGGGAGGTGGGTTGGCGGGATCCTCGGCGCGATCGCTGGGGACGGAGAGTTTTATGCCGCTCCACCTGGGTTGCCATACTTTTGAGGTGGGCAATCAGTTCATCAAGGGTAACTTGGCGACGTTGCTGGGGTGGAGCCACGGGACGGCGGTGGAGGTGTTTTTCGGGCTGGGCGGGCAGGGGTACGGGGGGTTCTCCCTCCAGCCAATCATCCATCTCTGCCGCAAGATCAAGTTCTTCTGGGTTAGTATCAAGATCAAGCAGGCGATCGGACTTGAGTAGAATCAACATAGCTGCGTATAGAAACGTCTGCCCGGATTCACTAAGGGTTTGCTGGTTGCGGATAGCTAATTCCTGAAGGCAGCGATCAAAGACATCGACGACCTGAATATCCCAGGGATCAATTTCGCCCCGTTCGGCTAAGTCGATCAAAATGGAGATCGCCGTGTCAGCAAAGGAGCCAAGCATAGAATGATTGAGTTAACCTCGGCGAATAGTAATAGTAGCCCTTAGCAAACTAGTAGCCCTTAGGAAAAATAGGAATAAACTGCAAGAGTGATTCACCACCTAAGGCAAAATGTTCTATAAGCTTCCACAATTGTAGTAGGCCCCTCACCGGAGATGCACTGAGTAATGAAATTAAGGCGACGAGAGTTCTTGCAGGCTGCTGGAATACTCTGGCTGGGTAGTTCGCTGGCCCAGTGGCTTGGTAGCGATCGCCGCAGTCTTGATGGCATCCAAGCCCTAGCGGCAACCACCGGTATAAAACGGGCCCTACTGATTGGCATTAATCAATACCAACACAAAGGTTTTCAGCCTCTCCAGGGATGCTTAACGGATTTGGAACTTCAGCGGGAATTACTCAAGTATCGCTTTGGCTTTAATCCTGCGGATATTGAGACCCTGGAAAATCGGGCCGCCACAGCCACCGCCATTGAAACGGCCTTGACGGAGTATCTTTTTCAAGATATTAAGGCGGGGGATACCCTGGTCTTACACTTTAGTGGGTATGGGATGGTGCGCCCTGACCCCAGCCGTTCCGCCCCAGAACCTGCCTTAGCTGCTGTGGATGCGATCGCCCAACCAGAGGGAACCCTTCCCCTAAGCCAGATCCTTTCCCATTGGCAACCCCAATCCGGTAGTAAGCTGATTATTTGGCTGGATAGCGGCTTCAGCCCCCCCCTAACTCCATGGATCACATCACTTGGCGTTATACCCCCCAAAACGATGCGACCCTCCCCCCCCCAATCTCCCCTGAAACCGCCTACCTTACCTGCGGGTGTCACCTTAATTCAGGCGGGGGATATCGCCGCCGAGACGGTTTTAGATGAGGGGGTATCTGCGGGGCTATTGACCCAAACCCTGAGTCAACATCTTTGGGCCACCGATCCTCCGGTTAAAATTGCTGTCAGTTTGGGCCTGGCTGCCGATGATTTACGCCGCGCCACAGGTAGTGAAAGTCATTTACAACTGCAATCGGTCAATGGTAAAAATTATTTTCCGGAAACCAGTCTCCAGGCCAGTGCTGAAGCCGTTATTGTCGATGTGAATCAGGATCATAAAACCCTGCGCCTATGGTTGGGGGGCGTTCCCCTGGGGGTGTTACAGGCGGGAGGACGGGCCCGCATGAGTTTGAGTAGGGATCCTGGGCAGCCGGTCATTGAGTTGCAATCTGCCACGGGCCGTTGGGGCAATGGCCAATATTCCAGTTCCACCTTAGACCTGACACCGGGCCAAGGGTTGCAGGAGGTGTGGCGTTTACTGCCCCGGCAATTATCCCTGGCGATCGCCCTGGATAATCATCTGGAAAAAATTGAACGCATTGATGCCATTAACGCCCTAGCCAGCCTCAGCTATGTCACCGTTCCCTCCGGTACGGATCAGCCAACGGACTTTATTGTGGCCAAAAATGCGACAACTGGGGGCTATGGCCTGCAATGGCCAGTGGGGATCTTTCTCGCCAATAGTTGTAGTCCCGAAGGTGAGGCGGCCAAGGCGGCGGTGCGGCGACTCAGCCAAGATTTTCCCGGTCTTCTAGGGAATAAGATCCTTGGACTAACGGTGAATCCAGATTCATCCCAGGTAGGGATGGGCATCACCCTGGAAAAACTCACTCCCCAAGCTCAAAGCCAAGCCCTTTCTCGCCTATATACCCCTCGATTGCTGGGGCAAACCCCGGAGGATATTAAAACCGATTTAGCCCTAACCCATTACGATGCCCCCCTTACCCTGGCCACGGGAGAGCAAATTCGTTATCGGATTCAAAACTATGGCGATCGCCCCCTCTATCTTTTGCTCTTGGCCTGGGATAGTAGCCGCGGACTGGTGGCCATCCCCTGGGGAACCGATAGCGACACTTCGCCATGGCAAATAATGTTAGCCTCCTCGTTGCGAACCACCGTGACCCCTTGGACAATGCAGCGACCTAGTCAATGGCTCAATACCTATGTCATTGCTAGTCAATCTCCCTTTAGTCAAACCCTTGAGGCCCTGCCCACCCCCACGGATCAACGTCCCCTGGTGATTGCACAAAGCCAAGCCATTGCCGTGGCAACAGCCATTCTCCAGGATTTACACCGCGAGAGTCCTAGCCCCGATCGCTATGCCCTCGATGGCCGCACCTGGGGCACCTTTTGCTTTACATTGCGTGTGGTTTAATCCCCTAGGCAGGCTTGAATCAGTCCCGCGGCACCGCCAGAAATCACCTGAATGGGAACACCCAATTGGGCCTCTAAGGCTTCGAGGGTCATATCATCCAGGAAAACCAGCTGATCATTTTTGAGCATGATCCCAGGCAAGAGAATAGTATCTCCCAAGGGCTTTCCCTGAAGACCTCGGAGAATATCCGCCCCCGTTAGGAGTCCAGTTACCGTCATGGATTGCCCCCAATAGTCACTGTTGAGGGGAAACATCGTCACCTGTAACTGGTCGATCTGATTGAGGCGTTCCACAATGGGTTGAAAGGCCTGCTCAACGGTATTCCCCACCACCCAACTGAAATGGTGCGGGGATGCTCGTCCCTGGGGGAACTGGGCCCCGAGGGCAAAAAACTCATCTAAAAATAAACGGATGCTGCCTACCCCGTTACTGAGTTGGGGATAATCATCGTAGTGGTCGGCGGAAGGTAAGTCCATGCCTGCTATCAGAAACCATTCATCGGCAAGCCAAACAAAGGGGGTCTGCCACTGGCGTTGAAATTGACTCTGGAGCGATCGCACCTGGGTGATGACATCTTTAGCTATTTGGGGTGTGACGGGACTCAGTTCATCCTCCGCTGGACGAAAACGAGTGAGACCGACAGGAACAACGGCAACCGATAGAACCGTAGGGCAATCGGGATTATAGAACTGGGCTAAATCCTGGAGGGTTTGAGTCAGATGGGAGCCATCATTAATGCCAGGACAGACAACGACTTGGGCGTGGAGTTGGAGGCGATGCTCCTGAAACCAAGCTATCTGGTTGAGAATCTCACCCGCACGGGAATTTTTCAGGAGGCGGCAGCGAATTTGTGGTTCGGTGGCATGAACCGATACATAGAGGGGGGAAAGACGTAATTGGGCAATCCGTTGCCATTCCCGATTGGATAGGTTGGTGAGGGTAAGATAACTACCGTAGAGGAAACTGAGGCGGTAATCATCATCCTTGAAGTAAAGGCTTTGCCGCTTACCGGGCGGTTGTTGATCAATAAAACAAAAGGGACAGCGATTATTACACTGGATCAAACCATCAAACAGGGCTGTCGTAAATTCTAAGCCTAGATCGGCATCGTAATCTTTTTCTAGTTCAATGTGGTGGGTCTGGCCCTGGGCATCCATCACTTCCAGTTCTAGGTATTCATCGGCACAGAAAAAACGATAGTCAATTAAATCACGGGGGCGATCGCCATTAATCGCCACAATGGCATCCCCAGGCTCAAAGCCCAGTTCCGCCGCAATGGAATTGGGTTCAACGCGACTCACCACCGCCGGCTGGATCCCAGAATTGACGCTCACTTTTTGGTTTCCCTGAATATTTTGTTCTTTTTTGGCAATTGCTTCACCCTACCCGTGCCTTAAAAGCCTGATCTTTGAAAATCACAATCCTACTGCCCGACCAAAACCATATCTAAATGTTCTATTCCCTCGTCCTCATAGGGATCTCCGACACCCATAAAGCCGAATTCTTCATAAAACTTGGTGAGATATGCCTGGGCTG
Coding sequences within it:
- a CDS encoding caspase family protein gives rise to the protein MKLRRREFLQAAGILWLGSSLAQWLGSDRRSLDGIQALAATTGIKRALLIGINQYQHKGFQPLQGCLTDLELQRELLKYRFGFNPADIETLENRAATATAIETALTEYLFQDIKAGDTLVLHFSGYGMVRPDPSRSAPEPALAAVDAIAQPEGTLPLSQILSHWQPQSGSKLIIWLDSGFSPPLTPWITSLGVIPPKTMRPSPPQSPLKPPTLPAGVTLIQAGDIAAETVLDEGVSAGLLTQTLSQHLWATDPPVKIAVSLGLAADDLRRATGSESHLQLQSVNGKNYFPETSLQASAEAVIVDVNQDHKTLRLWLGGVPLGVLQAGGRARMSLSRDPGQPVIELQSATGRWGNGQYSSSTLDLTPGQGLQEVWRLLPRQLSLAIALDNHLEKIERIDAINALASLSYVTVPSGTDQPTDFIVAKNATTGGYGLQWPVGIFLANSCSPEGEAAKAAVRRLSQDFPGLLGNKILGLTVNPDSSQVGMGITLEKLTPQAQSQALSRLYTPRLLGQTPEDIKTDLALTHYDAPLTLATGEQIRYRIQNYGDRPLYLLLLAWDSSRGLVAIPWGTDSDTSPWQIMLASSLRTTVTPWTMQRPSQWLNTYVIASQSPFSQTLEALPTPTDQRPLVIAQSQAIAVATAILQDLHRESPSPDRYALDGRTWGTFCFTLRVV
- a CDS encoding segregation/condensation protein A, whose amino-acid sequence is MLGSFADTAISILIDLAERGEIDPWDIQVVDVFDRCLQELAIRNQQTLSESGQTFLYAAMLILLKSDRLLDLDTNPEELDLAAEMDDWLEGEPPVPLPAQPEKHLHRRPVAPPQQRRQVTLDELIAHLKSMATQVERHKTLRPQRSRRGSRQPTSLKAITQLAHAENLTEMATEVEQLLISQDLGAEWFTFDRLLALRNDRVGVFWALLFLSSQSKVDLEQEDFYQELRIRLCQDPLKGNQYAEMP
- a CDS encoding tetratricopeptide repeat protein, with protein sequence MRRAHHFITASLVLSLGLTLPALAQDPNQLANLLKQGRDLVTNGNYDQALAVYRQAIQVDTRNPRIHSAIGFIHAQRGEYAEAARSYQQAINLDGQNPDFFYALGYSLGMMGENHGAAAAYRQSLRLNSRNSEAHQALAVILARIGDPQGAIQAYRHTISLQPRNWSAQKGLGLLLLRQGNTQEALQALQQAISIAPDSPSVQINLGMALLASGDSDLAWAAIDRAGQLAQRDMDLQTKIAEIAVAANETDRAIRAYRQIIALNPNQASTYMSLGNLYMDLENPRDATLNYRQVTRLSPNNPEGFHKLGLALAAQGMRRDARNAYRSALSLYRSQGDRQGEQQVRQAMRER
- a CDS encoding TIGR03279 family radical SAM protein, producing the protein MQGNQKVSVNSGIQPAVVSRVEPNSIAAELGFEPGDAIVAINGDRPRDLIDYRFFCADEYLELEVMDAQGQTHHIELEKDYDADLGLEFTTALFDGLIQCNNRCPFCFIDQQPPGKRQSLYFKDDDYRLSFLYGSYLTLTNLSNREWQRIAQLRLSPLYVSVHATEPQIRCRLLKNSRAGEILNQIAWFQEHRLQLHAQVVVCPGINDGSHLTQTLQDLAQFYNPDCPTVLSVAVVPVGLTRFRPAEDELSPVTPQIAKDVITQVRSLQSQFQRQWQTPFVWLADEWFLIAGMDLPSADHYDDYPQLSNGVGSIRLFLDEFFALGAQFPQGRASPHHFSWVVGNTVEQAFQPIVERLNQIDQLQVTMFPLNSDYWGQSMTVTGLLTGADILRGLQGKPLGDTILLPGIMLKNDQLVFLDDMTLEALEAQLGVPIQVISGGAAGLIQACLGD
- a CDS encoding potassium channel family protein, with the translated sequence MENPLPWLNIRLRVALIGLGGLLGSLIFLLLWSEGALTSPSATWTTLENAIITLIGEYPDKPKTVPGQVFQLLLFIFGTFVFGAIVGKFSSFFVTQALSQESRVKPFNDHIIICNWNEKAVAIIHQLLQANRSQPRDIVIISASEIEDQTDLGDRPNIYFVQADPTHHATLEKHRALQAKAIILLADEDTDGPDEKNALIALAVKHLEQTPGQEKDIHVIAELVKLNRHRHLKEAGVDEVISAREYSSGIIAQSALFVNMSVVYQQLLTYSDDTNEFYFLEPGKYPPQLVGMSFCAMSEWISEYSAAHPRNPILLMGIKRPSGEILLNPRTCDFTGLGRDDTLIVMAFQHIDSL